In Salmo salar chromosome ssa03, Ssal_v3.1, whole genome shotgun sequence, a single genomic region encodes these proteins:
- the LOC123741619 gene encoding gap junction Cx32.2 protein: MEKTGLMEILFITFNHNVTFLGKTWMILMVLRLLILLFSGYPLFRDEQEHFVCNTIQPGCTNICFDGFAPLSLFRFWLFQLITLCLPHLMFISYIIHKVSSTLRIRGNYFSGSRSQTGTGTLCTPLHALPKGTPNFVSAYLLDVILRILLEAAFSAGQYYLYGFSVPRSFQCYEFPCTSMVECYVSSPTEKTIMLNFMLGAASLSLLLNLADLVCSVQWMVTQRTRRKGRRLMNGGVWEDMEALYNQNHNTPKTVLKRGQSHIDKPTSNCNPNGDVSHRRVRINDETRIRVAAQPLQGSRLPRRVAKIEPPFHPIPMGAPWSGRFVHPNHISRSSSVPLSRRLEGDPVVVSRQFTPSPMYSGRRRGQSTMVDATLLEQHYDSAESRDRLLDDVNLQEVRGSSSSSSDSSSSSDAQ; encoded by the exons ATGGAGAAGACGGGCCTAATGGAAATACTCTTCATTACTTTCAATCACAACGTCACTTTTCTGG GGAAGACATGGATGATCTTGATGGTCCTGAGGTTACTCATCCTCCTGTTCTCTGGCTATCCCCTCTTCCGGGACGAGCAGGAGCACTTTGTGTGCAACACCATCCAGCCAGGCTGTACCAACATCTGCTTCGACGGCTTcgctcccctctccctcttccgctTCTGGCTGTTCCAACTGATCACGCTCTGTCTCCCTCACCTGATGTTCATCTCTTATATCATCCACAAAGTATCGTCAACGCTCCGTATCAGAGGGAACTATTTCTCTGGAAGCAGAAGTCAGACCGGAACAGGCACTCTGTGTACCCCTCTACACGCTCtaccaaaaggaacacctaacttTGTAAGTGCCTATCTTCTGGATGTGATACTGCGGATTCTGCTGGAGGCAGCGTTCAGTGCCGGCCAGTACTACCTCTATGGCTTCTCTGTCCCCAGGAGCTTCCAGTGTTATGAATTCCCCTGTACGTCCATGGTGGAGTGCTACGTATCCAGTCCCACAGAGAAGACCATCATGCTCAACTTCATGCTGGGGGCTGCCTCCCTGTCTCTGCTACTGAACTTGGCAGATCTTGTGTGCTCTGTGCAATGGATGGTGACACAGAGGACCAGGAGAAAGGGCAGACGGTTGATGAACGGTGGGGTTTGGGAGGACATGGAAGCCCTGTACAACCAGAACCACAACACCCCCAAAACTGTCCTCAAGAGAGGACAAAGTCACATTGACAAACCAACCTCGAACTGTAACCCAAATGGTGACGTTTCACACAGAAGAGTCAGAATAAATGATGAGACTCGCATTAGGGTGGCTGCCCAACCACTGCAGGGGAGCAGGCTGCCGCGGAGGGTTGCAAAGATTGAACCGCCTTTTCACCCCATACCTATGGGGGCTCCATGGAGCGGGCGCTTTGTTCATCCCAACCACATCTCCCGTTCAtcttccgtccctctctctcggcGGTTAGAGGGAGACCCAGTAGTAGTGTCACGCCAATTTACACCCTCACCAATGTACAGTGGTCGGAGGCGTGGCCAGTCCACCATGGTAGACGCAACACTCCTGGAGCAGCATTATGATAGCGCAGAATCCCGTGATAGGCTCCTAGATGACGTCAACCTGCAGGAAGTAAGGGGATCCTCAAGCTCTTCCAGTGATTCTTCTTCCTCATCAGATGCTCAGTAA